The DNA sequence ATGgatgtatcaatacatttatttatcattctccttagTTCTATAGAGAATATTTCATTTAGaatataagaaaaatgataaataaatgtattgatgcattcatagttgattttgtgcctctgaaacttgtacttgttctccagattatcgacttTATTCTTGTGCTGTTGTTCTGTAGGACATCcggttaattatttaactttgaccttacAGTGAGACTATATtaaagctaaatgaaacttttttgaattcaaataggacactttaaaccttaaagacTAAAACAGGATTACGCCCAAACATAAGGCGATAagggaccaatttaatactttaccctttatataaatatgaatcaaatcaaataattaatagatttataaattattttatttaataaaatcttaacTAATTAGTAAATGATAATGACATTCATATTTAGATATTTACAAAAACTATTTATTCTATCGTacgcaaattaaaaataaaatcaaaactaAAGAAGAAATAGAAACCTCTTCTTTCCAAAATTGCCCATAGAAAACAacgtaaaaattttcaatttttttttaattttactttatgaAAATGATTttcgttttcattttcttttaatattgatTTGTTCCTTTCTAAAATGCCACAACGCATAAATACATTGTACAAATCTATGTTTTGAATACCGGATTAGATCGACCGATTCGATCAGGTTAACCAGAAAATGGTCTTCTGGCCGATCCATTTGATGTCTGAAATTGtcctaaaaaaattgataaaaaaattagacaaaCTGACAGTTAACTGGTGAACTGACGGAATCAGGTTTTTTAGGTTACCGGTTcggatttatatatataaaaaaaaccccACAGAACCTACCCCCACCTGTTTCTCTCTCTGACTCTCTGAGGACCCAACCCTAACCCCCTTTTTCACCGATCGTCTTTTCCATCACCAAACTCATGTCCACCACTATCTCACCACCGCTGTCGCATCTGCTCCAGTCGTCGTCCCACTTCTCGCCGTTCGTCTCCTCCATCGCAACTCGCCTTGTGTTGCCGCTCGTCTCCTCTGTCTCggccttcatcttctcctcgACGTTGCTAGAAGTCGTGCTCGAAGCTGTTGGCATCGCAGTCTCCGTCGTTGTCCTCAAGCCAGTCTCTGTCGTCGTCGTTGTCGGCCCTAAAATCGTCATCTTTGTCCTCGCGTCAAGCCTCTATCTTTAAGCCCCTTCTCTTTCTGTCCGAGGTCACATCCTTCCTCCCTCGTCGTCACTTCCCTTCCTCCCTCGCTAAGCACTGCTGCTTCAATTTGTGTTGTTGATTTTTTTAGTGTTGTTgcaattttgttaattttgtattCTGGAGTAGGATTGTTgctaatatgattttgaatttagttttgatttttttgttattttttggttTTGGATTTTCTGGGCTTTGGATGCTgagttttttgtttttggattcTGAGTTTTTGCTATTGAATACTTAATTAAAAGTTGTCGTTAAAATTTGTTGTGATCCTGAATTTTgttgttgatgatttgagtttCTATATAAGTTTGTATTTTTCAttgtttctaattatttgattattagaaattattattgaaatttttttaatactaaacTTTTGTTGCTGATGTGATGTGTATTGTTGATTAGTTAATTACTGATTACTTTATTAGAACTTAAAgttatttagaattttttattttgtgaaattttaatgataaaatatgaacaagttattatataaaattataaaattttgaattttattagttaagaaattattgaatttaaatgtttaaaatttgtatattaaatttttaataaatttattttaagttaaACCAGTTGAATTTTagttaaacttttaaattattgAATCAGTCACTCTACCGATTTATTGACCGATTCGATGCTCGCAACCTTGTACAAATATTAAATTCCAATTTGCATTGTTTTCATAGTATGAGACCGTAAATTCCCTCTCTTATCCGTAGTGCAACatattaaaattatgaatataaacTGCGAACGAACGCTTGAAAGAAATATGTAGTagtatatatttatttgtttgcAAAATACAAATACATAATGCATTTATTACATGAATTTAGTCAATTTACATCCTTGCAAATGCAACTTAAAAAGACAAGAAATGCAACGGATTGatcaactaaaaataaattatgtaacATGCTTGCCAGGAAGAAACAACTGATCAATTCTCTGCATTCCATGCTATATATATTGCGAGGCTTCACCATACACCATTCACCATTTAAGCTTTGCCGGAAAATACTGTAAACCATGTCACAATAAAAGAATAAGAACCCCAAATTGTTAAACTAAAACAcagaatattaaattaaaaaaaaaaactataaaatttgGTCTCACCTTCTCAATGAGGGATTGATAGTATGGCTTAACTTTTTCAACATCAACTAACACTTTGCTCTTGCTATACAGATCATATTTGCTACACAAAATTACGAGTGATATATGAGATATTAGAGCTCAATATTTTGGATCATATTTGTATtagattagaatttaagatttatagtttatgatttataatttagtatttatagttTAATGTTGGCTAAgtgttaataataaattttgttactcATATAATATTACTCGTGATATAATTAACAAGAAGCATAAGAATATGTGGAAAAAAAAAGATACATTTAAGTTAAACACGAACTTACTTGAAAATGTGGAGCCATTTTAGGTTCTCACGATCTTCATCATTCATGAGATGAGAGTATGCACCTTCCTTATGTAAAGCTGCAATACAAGGTTATACATCATTATCACAAAGGGTTAATGGCTACTTGACTTGCAAAATTTTTATAGATGGATATAAAAACTTACGATAGAAAGAATGATATCTGATGATGAATAATCCTGCTGAAGGTAGAGTGCAACCATTTTCCTTAGCAACCTAAAGATACAAAAGTGTGCTATTTAGCAAATCCAAagatcaaataatacataaaagagcaaattaaattattatcaaaatgaCATATAATAATGTTCggaattttttttcaattctttttttaattattttatttattttaaattctaaacctaaatcataaatcctaaactataaatcttaaatcataaatattccaaaaaagaagaatttttaaaataaaactaacattttttttataggaTAAATTTTGCATGGGGTGAGATTTGTACACAAGACTTGAGGAATAGAAAGTAACTTGGCTACCATTAGATTGTACTACTTCAAAGCTAAGCTTGGCATATCGACTaacattaactaattaaaaattaattttttatactttctTAATTGAAAATCATTGTGTTTATGTGAATAACTGAATATAGACTCACCAAATACATATAGTCATCATGTCCCCATGACATCATTACATTTTCAAGTCCACATCCATTGGTGTAGATTCCATCCTTAGTGCTATAAGCGGGGTTTTTTATATCCGGGTTCTCCTTAAAATACTACAacatgaaataaattttaattagttgCTAATTTAAGATAAGAAACTCATCAAGCCTTTAAAAGTTATATATAATAAACAACTTGTTTACCTTGTGGTGAATGTTTGCTTCGTCAAAAGCACAACCAACAGGAAATGTATCTCCTTCAAATATGTATTTGTTATAATCGTTTAGTTGAATGTTGAGTTTAAAGTTACACTAATTAATaggaatgaaaaaaattaattatgtaaataTGGTTGAATGAAAGTTCTCACCAACAACCGCCCATTGAGGAAGCTCTCCAAATTGAGGAAGGAGAAGAATCTTTCCAAGATCTGAAATAAATCAACACATACAATCATTTGTTAACTCctcattataatttaaaatatgttgtGTCTCTCAATAAATAAAAAACGTTTAGGTTTCatcatattaaataaaataagaatattatgattatgataaagtctttcttattttatttttcatagtttTCATAATTTAGTAGATCAAGGACTAATTTGCTATAGATTAAAACTTTATTTAAGAGTATATCGTTagccaataaattattacatatatgCATATACCATGGATGAGTGCGGTCAAATGCAACCAATCTTCATTGGGATAGTCTTTTCTAATGGCTTCAGCAGATTGCAACAAATGTTGAATTTGAGGTTCATCCAAATCAGGATCACTATCGTCCACTACTTGATTTAGCAGCTCACAACATTCCCATATGCTCATTTCTGCTCTATTCAATTTTTCATAGTTCTCTCTCATTTTCTTCACCTGTTATAGCATTATATATTGATAAGTCCGATGACATTGCTTAGAAAGCATAGATAGATAAatgattttgaataaaataaagtttGCTTACAAAGTCATATGTTTGGTTTATGTGCTGCAATCTATAGAATTCTTCTACACCTTTTTGTCTTTCACTTTCAGCATCATAAGCCCTGCCAAACCCCGTAAAATATAAGCTTTAAAACATAAACCTTCATTCATGATCATTACACCAAATCTTACATATAGAGGCAGTTTTTTTGCgacaattttttaaaatcatcactaaattttatttagtaaaggttgaTGTGACAGATATCTGCGAAAACATTTCAAAACTGACACAATATTTCAATTTTGGTGTAGTGGATCAATAATTAACGATAAATGAGAGAATCTAAAATGAAGTTGATACCTAAAAGAGTGGCCAAATGAATTAATTTCTGGTGCTGTAAATCCATTATGTGACACGCCGTTCAACGTAACCTCGTTTGTATCCTTAGTGACATTATTGTGCACATTCTTCTCATCAAATTGTGACCCTAAAAACATGTCACAATGTTACAAACGCTACTTCTGAATGAATAGAAAccgaatagaaataataaaataaaggttaTGTTAAGAAGAAAATTTAATCATACCAAGGGCAGATTGGTCAACTAGGGTAGTAGCCATTTTTGTTGTAATGAAAGACAAAATGTACTggagaaaattattaaaaagcaATAGGTAAAGAAGGAGAAATTTCGAATGAAACTGCTATGCCAAAATCCTTAGACGACAAGGGTTTATATACTTCAACAAAAAGTCCTTGTTGGAAAATTTGGAAGCTTTAAGTCCTcaacgaaaaaaaaagatatggaTAACAAATTTAGAATCATACTATTCTAAGTAAGTTGTAATCTCGATCCGACTCAAGATTGTTAATGTCAACGTCAGCATTTGGTGTCTATcatcttaaaatttatttattaccaATTATTAGTTGTACTATATGCTAAGAAGAgttgaattttcaaatttttaacaaTCTGTATACCGGGATCTTTATCAACACGAGTGACAACTCACATATTAGCCATAAAATTAACCACACGCACtcaaatcaatattaaaatataaaatatatattaaaaataaattaaattatatatatatatataataactagttttaataattaatttttaaaaatacaaatatttttttaaaaaaaattaccaaatcaaACTATAATATGATTAATTAAATGATGGCCGAGtccccaaaaaaaaattaaatgatggcCTATTCACACTAAAAACAATTGAGAAACTTAAGattaaaagttaattatttttaaattactatattattattattttgtaatattaaaaTTGAGTTTCTTCAATTAACAGCATAACTGACATGGTATAttttttaagatatattttttaatctatttaatttgattcatttaaatacattaattaataatttatttatttaatttgattgagataaaatatttaatattttgtttgaccacattaactataactaataaattatattaattatttgatctaactgaattaaataaattgattttgtttaatttgcattcatttttttgttttatatatttttattaatggtTTTTAAGAGTGTCATAAttaaccatttattttatttgattgagataaatattaaattatttaatattttatttgattatattacTATAACTAATcacttatattaattatttaatttgtagtaattttttcatcttatatattttgattattagtttttaaaagtgTTATAATTTTTACATGGCATATTTGTatgatgttttttatttatttaacttattttattgagCCAAACATTTATacttaatttattatatcaattatttaatttagttaatttaatttattgtcaCGTTGATATTTGAATCGTTATTTAGCAAAagttcttctttatttctttccttgatcctaaatgtttttattttaaattttagatttttatttatttttgatatttctcttttattttaatatcaaatctaATATTTCTATTAATATTTTCTTGTAATTTATTGTCTAATAGTTATATGTCCACCATCAATTATATGGTCAcgaatattttttcaatttattaaaaaaacacaattttattcatttttttctttaccTATTTCTATTTTTGCATTTCATAACTTATTCGTAACATCCTAATAAgtgattaatataaaattaatacaggcgtcacaatctctaacctggagcaagtgggatgaaccacaaccctcGCTACTACGACTCAGGTATCTCCAACattgacccggagcaagtgggac is a window from the Arachis hypogaea cultivar Tifrunner chromosome 17, arahy.Tifrunner.gnm2.J5K5, whole genome shotgun sequence genome containing:
- the LOC112763142 gene encoding inositol oxygenase 2-like, which encodes MATTLVDQSALGSQFDEKNVHNNVTKDTNEVTLNGVSHNGFTAPEINSFGHSFRAYDAESERQKGVEEFYRLQHINQTYDFVKKMRENYEKLNRAEMSIWECCELLNQVVDDSDPDLDEPQIQHLLQSAEAIRKDYPNEDWLHLTALIHDLGKILLLPQFGELPQWAVVGDTFPVGCAFDEANIHHKYFKENPDIKNPAYSTKDGIYTNGCGLENVMMSWGHDDYMYLVAKENGCTLPSAGLFIIRYHSFYPLHKEGAYSHLMNDEDRENLKWLHIFNKYDLYSKSKVLVDVEKVKPYYQSLIEKYFPAKLKW